In Helianthus annuus cultivar XRQ/B chromosome 9, HanXRQr2.0-SUNRISE, whole genome shotgun sequence, the following are encoded in one genomic region:
- the LOC110875603 gene encoding cell wall protein IFF6-like: MVTPEFKHVERYIWGLAPEFRSLVTLAKPEMITQAVTLAVSLTEDVVRMKKLSLNPTEKTETHAESSGDKKGKHSNLNQATRSNNKGSNNKKRDTNPPKEAKTFVAANDTGAKKYQRTLPKCNRCNFHHVGNCRVGKCENCGKLGHRTEDCWGKGIGGRSGNGNGSGSGNGAGNRNGNGNGQNQGCFGCGSKDHFKKDCPKENNIQARAFVIGARNAC; encoded by the coding sequence ATGGTGACACCCGAATTTAAGCATGTTGAGCgctacatctggggattggctccagAATTTCGCAGCTTAGTAACTTTGGCTAAACCAGAAATGATCActcaggctgtaactctggctgtcagccttactgaagatgtCGTCCGAATGAAGAAGTTATCACTGAACCCAACTGAgaagaccgagacgcatgctgagtcgtccggtgacaagaaagGGAAACATTCGAACCTGAATCAAGCAACCCGCAGTAACAACAAGGGTTCGAACAATAAGAAGCGTGATACTAACCCACCTAAGGAGGCGAAAACCTTCGTGGCTGCAAACGATACAGGAGCTAAGAAGTATCAGCGCACTCTGCCCAAATGCAACCGCTGTAACTTTCATCATGTCGGAAACTGTCGTGTTGGGAAATGCGAAAACTGCGGGAAATTAGGTCACCGCACTGAGGATTGTTGGGGAAAAGGTATTGGAGGTCGTAGTGGTAATGGCAACGGAAGCGGGAGTGGAAATGGTGCTGGTAACAGGAATGGTAACGGAAATGGGCAGAACCAAGGATGCTTTGGTTGTGGAAGCAAGgatcatttcaagaaagattgcccaaaaGAGAACAACATACAGGCTCGAGCATTCGTGATTGGAGCCAGGAACGCATGCTAG